One region of Pogona vitticeps strain Pit_001003342236 chromosome 1, PviZW2.1, whole genome shotgun sequence genomic DNA includes:
- the CHRNA1 gene encoding acetylcholine receptor subunit alpha → MGDRCLSLLLLLLLGPAVLVHCSDHETRLVADLFKNYNKVVRPVSDHHQPVDIILGLQLIQLINVDEVNQIVTTNVRLKQQWVDVNLNWNPEDYGGVKQIRIPSEDIWRPDFVLYNNADGDFAIEQLTKVLLDYTGHITWNPPAIFKSYCEIIVTHFPFDEQNCSMKLGTWTYDGTVVVIYPESERPDMSNYMESGEWIMKDVRGWKHNVTYACCLETPYLDITYHFVMQRLPLYFIVNVIIPCLLFSFLTGLVFYLPTDSGEKMTLSISVLLSLTVFLLVIVELIPSTSSAVPLIGKYMLFTMVFVIASIIITVVVINTHHRSPSTHTMPQWVRKVFIDTIPNVMFFSTMKRPSRNKQEKKIFTEDMDISEISGKQEPATVNFHSSLIKNPDVKSAIEGIKYIAETMKSDQESNSAAEEWKFVAMVVDHLLLGIFMLVCIIGTLAVFAGRLIELHQQG, encoded by the exons CTGTTCTGGTCCACTGCTCTGATCATGAAACTCGTCTGGTTGCGGATTTGTTCAAGAACTACAACAAAGTCGTTAGGCCTGTAAGCGACCATCATCAACCTGTTGACatcattcttggactgcaacttatTCAGCTGATCAATGTG GATGAAGTGAATCAAATTGTAACCACCAATGTGCGCCTGAAGCAG CAATGGGTGGATGTCAATTTGAATTGGAACCCAGAAGACTACGGTGGTGTGAAACAGATTCGCATCCCTTCGGAAGATATCTGGCGGCCTGATTTTGTTTTATACAACAA TGCAGACGGAGATTTTGCAATTGAGCAGCTTACCAAAGTCCTCTTGGACTACACAGGCCACATCACATGGAACCCTCCAGCCATCTTTAAAAGCTACTGTGAAATCATAGTCACCCATTTTCCATTCGACGAGCAAAACTGCAGTATGAAGTTGGGCACGTGGACCTACGATGGCACTGTGGTGGTCATCTACCCG GAAAGTGAACGTCCAGACATGAGTAACTACATGGAGAGTGGGGAGTGGATCATGAAAGACGTCCGAGGCTGGAAGCATAACGTGACCTACGCCTGCTGCCTTGAGACGCCGTACCTGGATATCACCTACCATTTTGTAATGCAGCGCTTGCCTCTCTACTTCATCGTCAACGTCATTATCCCTTGCCTCCTGTTCTCGTTCTTAACAGGATTAGTGTTTTATCTACCCACAGATTCTG GTGAGAAGATGACACTGAGTATTTCTGTCCTGCTTTCTTTGACTGTCTTCCTTCTGGTCATTGTGGAGCTCATTCCCTCGACCTCTAGTGCTGTCCCTTTGATTGGCAAATACATGTTGTTCACCATGGTATTCGTCATCGCCTCCATCATCATCACCGTGGTTGTGATTAACACGCATCACCGCTCTCCAAGCACCCACACTATGCCCCAGTGGGTGAGAAAG GTTTTTATCGACACAATCCCAAACGTCATGTTCTTCTCCACAATGAAGCGGCCGTCCAGAAATAAGCAAGAGAAAAAGATTTTTACTGAGGACATGGACATCTCGGAGATCTCAGGAAAACAAGAGCCAGCGACTGTGAATTTCCACTCGTCCCTCATAAAAAACCCTGATGTGAAAAGTGCCATTGAGGGTATCAAATACATCGCTGAAACGATGAAGTCAGACCAGGAGTCCAACAGT GCTGCGGAAGAATGGAAGTTTGTCGCTATGGTGGTTGACCACCTTCTCCTTGGCATCTTCATGCTAGTTTGTATCATTGGAACGCTGGCTGTCTTTGCCGGGCGCCTCATTGAATTACACCAGCAAGGGTGA